Part of the Pieris rapae chromosome 14, ilPieRapa1.1, whole genome shotgun sequence genome is shown below.
tatctttcatatattttaagtatttgttaGGGTTGCCAGGAAGAGTTCCCTTTGTGGTTTCacagtgtattttttttatacattttatattttgtgcaGTAAagtgcaaataaatatagtattaatattattgcacAAATTCCTGCTCATACACAAGTACACTCTCTGTTTGCACAACTCTCCCAGGTGAACAGGTGAATTGGCAGTAGTATGGCCCTGGGATTTAAACATAggatttatcataattttaaacacttGACGGATagagataaattattaatagacaGCTGGAACTTTGGGCTTTAAAGACATTCTAGAGACAAAAAGAGAttctacatatttaatatttaccattACCAACTATTTAAGAATCttatttatgtgtatatattataaaaaacatactaccaaattacataaaaacataaaatctgaaaacaataaataaaataaaacacctaCTTTATTGAAGAGACTCTACGTTCAGCCTTTGTAACTTGCaatatttcatttagtttactcattgttttactatttaagaaagaaatattgagatatttgaataaaccaggaacaaacattaatacaaagaaaatgaaatatcttttataaagAGGCATATAGTTAAACTTTTCTGCTATctgaaaaacataaataaactttaattaaaaactgtttcCTTCCCTGGAAAGCACTAAACTcggcttataaatataatataatgcatAAATCTTTAAAGGTATATTTACAGGAAATACACTTTGTGCAAAGTGTAAACTGATTCATTCCCAAGAATTAGGGTTTAGGTGAAGTTATACAAGATGGCACAatcttatgttttatttataattgtatacctCGTACCTCTTATCTCCTCTcatgtcaataaatatttaacttttagaggcttttaatatatttatctataagaTAAGGTTTACTGGCTTTTCTAATCAAATTTATCATATGACTATAAGTGTTGTAAAGTATCATTAAAGTGGTTTAATGATAATTACGAACAACTAATAGTTCTCTTGACTGCTCTATGACTCGATTGGTTAAGTATATAGTTTATTCAAGTGAACACTTCAGGGCTCAAGATATGGAAAAacttttacaattttgtttttgaagaaGAACCTTACAAGAGAAACTCATACACAAGTACACTCTCTGTTTGCACAACTCTCCCAGGTGAACAGGTGAATTGGCAGTGGTACTTTGACTGTTTTGTCTGACATTAAATTTTCATCCAtatgtgaaaattaaatataatttaaattacaggaaggaaattttaagttaccgctatatatatttacataaggatatacatattatatcattgattaattaaatatactttcaaTTGCAGGAAGgaaatttaaagttacagctatatatatatagatgtcattattttgaaatttcctTCCTGTTAttgacattatatttaattttcacataTGCATAAAACTGTAacatcaaacaaacaaatatttcatatatgggttgtatttctatttctacattaataaacatcttcattataatatgtattaagtctctgtgtataataatataactaagtTTGAATTCATATTAGTCAATACCTTAACAAATTCAGCATTTTCCTTAGTCAAAGCATCACTCTTTATACCAAATGCAGTGACGCTTATAACTTCCAATGTAAAATGACCCATACAATCCTTCATATCTACATCTTTGTTCTCTGAAAATAGCAGTAGTATGGTTATTAATTCACAATGTACTTCTTTTTAACTTTGTTCctgatttgaaatttatattttacactctattaaaataaagatgttctaagatttaaatcaaaaatatcacagaatagtaaataatttaccaTATAGTTTCAAAAAGTCAACCATTTGATCTGCACATGAATGAATCAAAGGAAGAATATTTTTGAGACGAGCTGAGCTAAAAGTTGGTGTCATAATACTTCTAACAGCTTTCCATTCTGCACCCTAAAACATATCAatcttgattttaaattttagtgacTGAAATCCTTTACATCTTGGAGGTATGGATAAAAGAACTTTgaaatcatatattttctttgtgtcaatatgaataatatattattgtgaatttcataaattaattaccttaAGGTTAAGAACACtcctacttatatattttggcTCCCTACTTCCTAATGTGTTTCTATCAGTAAAATGATCAAAATCTCTAATCATCACTGACTTAATAAGGTCTGGgtcaaatatgtataatactgGTCTACGGCCCTCAAAGACTCCTGAAAGTTATGATATTTCAATGATTaatgtgaaaatataaatgtatattataacaatattaaaagcaaAGATAATTATGTAGAAAAAAGGCACTTACCACCAAAGGGGTTtcctttaaaatacttataaatttctatttgCAATTCATGAAATGCTTTTCTTCCAAATACTCTCGGCCCCAAATTTCCCAGGAAAATGACTGgcttcataaattttattccttttttttcaaagtaatCAAATGTACTTGTGTAatgaaagtataaaataaatatcacagTAAGGCATAGCAACAACTTCCAATCttcttgaataaatataagaaagttTTTCGTTCCTGTACTCAGTTCCATTTTAAAGTTCTAAATTTGACAAGTTAGactagtaaaattatattcatttattctaCGTATTTGTTGTATGTTTACTGcgttaatttgaattataatcaCAATTCACAAATGACTAATGAGCGCAAACGAT
Proteins encoded:
- the LOC110992351 gene encoding cytochrome P450 9e2 — protein: MELSTGTKNFLIFIQEDWKLLLCLTVIFILYFHYTSTFDYFEKKGIKFMKPVIFLGNLGPRVFGRKAFHELQIEIYKYFKGNPFGGVFEGRRPVLYIFDPDLIKSVMIRDFDHFTDRNTLGSREPKYISRSVLNLKGAEWKAVRSIMTPTFSSARLKNILPLIHSCADQMVDFLKLYENKDVDMKDCMGHFTLEVISVTAFGIKSDALTKENAEFVKIAEKFNYMPLYKRYFIFFVLMFVPGLFKYLNISFLNSKTMSKLNEILQVTKAERRVSSIKHNDFLQLMLDAAQKEKDQAKDKEELHLDDGTIDAQIIIFLLAGFETSSSLLSFAIHVLAIRPDLQEKLRKHVMEVTEGKEINYDLLAELDYLEAILNETLRMYPPVAKVDRIVTKPYVLPGSSASLEVGKMVSIPIYAIHMDPEIYPDPQEFKPERFLKEKARNSHLFLPFGAGPRVCIGLRFAMMSAKLAMVSLLKNFNFKICPKTQNPVQFDKRALLLKASKGLYVRVEKI